The genomic stretch caaagtcattgagTGGTTTTTGTAGAATACCCCGTTTTTCAGTGAAACCTGGGCTAGTTTGACAAGTTAGAATTATTCATGGTATTTCTTATGGTAACCAGACGTCCAAAAGTACTTAATTCTACTAACCACTACACCAGGAAGCTTTTTAATATAATGGTTGTATATGTGTTGCATACAAATGGTATATGTGTCAAAAGCATATTTTAAGTGATAACTCTATAGTGTGCAAATATGTTTTCATATTTACCGGAATTTACATCTATAAAGTAAAAAGAAAGCCAAATATTCAATTTATGAATTTTAATGTCTTATAGCAGTTCTGGACCTCAGTTGGGGGAAATAAAATGTGTAaggtgtaatttatgtaaatctCTCTTTTCCTCACATATTTGCAAATGTAGCCTGAAACAACACGATTGATGTTATTTGCCTTGCAGATTTGAGCTCTTGGATTTCATCCACCCAACTGCAAGGTCTTTAAACTAGATTGCATTGCTTTTCTCTGTTTTCCAGGTGAGATGTGCACTTTACAAAATGAGACAGCTACAATGTACCACTCCTAGACAGTGAGGAGCAAATATATCATCCATATTTTGAATCTGAAGCAATGCTATCAACCCTGCTGGAAGGAACATTTTCTGATGCTGAATGTTCTTTCCATATACTCCTATGTACACCAAGGACagtaaagaaataataaaaatctagAGTTCTTCAGAATTCACTCGCAAAGGcccaaatattttagaatatagAGAACTCTACAGCCTTTAATACTGCATACAGGACATACAGAAGATTTCCGTTACGAAAAATGGTTGATAATCGTTATGCCACTGCGCTGGTGATCGGCTCAGTCCTGAGTCTTTTGGCCAGTGTGTACTTGTCAGTGGCGGTGGGCACGCAGCACTGGTACCAGTATCGTAGCGAACCAGTCAGCAATGATGACAACAATGGCTCACACTTGATTCAACTGCGGACAGCATTTAAAGGCGACGAGGTGAACGAAAAATCATACAGTGATGCTCTGTTACAACTCAATGGCACCCTGGGATTGTGGTGGCGCTGTATTCTGGTGCCACAAAGTACACACTGGTATAAACAGCCAGGTAAGGACAGTGGACAAGTAGTTTAAGCTCTGTAGAATAGACCAGGTTCCTCTGAACCTCACTGTTTcatatatacaggtgctggtcataaaaatagaataacatgaaaaagttgatttatttcagtaattccattcaaaaagtgaaacttatattatattatattatatattataatatattatattatacactttcattacacacagacatatttcagttgtttgtttttttttatttgatgattataactgacaactattttttttatttttaatttaattgtttctttttctgtaaagcactttgaatggctgctgtataaataaacttgccttgcctataCTGAAGACTTGGTGCCACATTCTAATCAGCggattaactcaaaacacctgcaaaggcctttaaatggtcgctcagtctagttctgtagactacacaatcatggggaagactgctgacatgacagatttaaaaaaaaaaaaaaaaaaaacgattgacaccttacacatgCAGAGCAAGAAACAAAAGGCCATTGCTAAAGAAGCTGGCTcatcacagagctctgtgtccaagcacactaatagagaggcgaagggaaggaaaagatgtggcaGAAAAAATTGTACAAGCAATAACCGAACCccggagaggattgtgaaacaaaacccattcaaaaatgtgggggagattcacaaagactggactgcagctagagtcagtgcttcaagaaccaccatgcacagacgtatgcaagacatgggtttcagctgttgcattccttgtgtcaagccactcttgaatgAGAGACAATTTCAGAAGTGTCTcacttccaaaaaggactggactacTGCTGAATGGTTCAAAGTTATGttttctgatgaaagtaaattttgcattttgtttggaaatcaaggtcccagagtctggaggaagagaggagagggacatgatacatgttgcttgaggtccaatgtaaagtttccacagtcagtgatggttcagggtgccatgtcatctgctggtgttggtccactgtgttttctgagttccaaggtcaacgcagttCTCTACCAGGACGTTTAGAGCACTTcttgcttcctgctgctgaccaactttatgcagatttaattttccaacaggaATTGGCACCGGCACACaatgccaaagctaccagtacctggtttaaaagaccatggtatccctgtccTTAaatggccagcaaactcgcctgaccttaaccccgtagaaaatctatggggtattgtgaagaggaagatgcaatatgccagatccaacaatgcagaagagctgaaggccactatcagagcaacctgggctctcataacacctgagcagtgccacagactgattgactccATGCCATGCCGTATTGCTGCcataattcaggcaaaaggagccccaactaagtattgagtgctgtataTGCTCTTACCTTTCATGTACATACTTTTCatttggccagcatttctaaaaatcctttttttttgtattggtcttaagtaatattctaatattcTGAGCTACTGAATTTGGGGCTTTCATTAGtcgtcagttataatcatcaaattaaaagaaataaacacttgaaatatatcattctgtttgtaatgaatgtgtataatatgagtttcactttttgaatggaagtACTGAAATCagctttttcatgatattctaattttatgaacAGCACGTGTAGTTCTGTGTATAAGTCAGAGACCATCATTCACTTGATTACTCAAGTTCTTTGTTTCAGATTCAAGAAACAGCAGAACATTACTCTcaactaaatatattttgttcagTATTTTTGCTCTTTGTCTTTTATAAATGCTTTCAatctgttttactttttttttttttagaaatctaCAGAGATGTTTCCATACCTCTGAAAATTCAGTGTTATGTTTGTATTTCTTTTGTGTCATGATTTAAGAAATCCCAAACATATACAATATTCACTGAATTACCACAATCATCTCACCATTTATCAAGTTGTATTTTGTATTCAGATTTAGCTTTTTCCTCACTAGATTCTAAGATGGTGACTGAATGTGAGGCTTTCACTTTGCCGCAGCAGTTTGAAATCAAGTACAGGAGCCCAGGCAACTCCAGCAGTGAAGAAGATTTACTCCGCACATGTAAGTGCCCaagaggaattttttttttcttgaaaaggatgtaaattaatttacaaaacctgaaactaaaatattttaagttgATTTGACACCAGAAGCAATGCAGCATGTAATGAGTTGTGATTGGCTGATTCAAATTAATTCAAATGTCTATTTGTGAATGAACCCATTTATTACTtagtttttggtttgtttttttttagtataaATGCATAAAGTATTCGTAAAGATTGAAAAGCATTGTTCCACtgcattttaacacattttaaagagGTGAAGAAAATGGAAAATTTCATTATGAAAGGTATCAACAGGAAAATATCTTCttagatatttttatttaaaaaataaacctcaccagagtgttaaatatattcaagAGTTTCCTTTTGTATTATCTATAATGCCATTGTGACTTCTCTGAAAATTGAAAAgataaaatttacaattatgAAGTTCTAAGAAACCTTTTCCTTGGTGCTGTGCCCAGATCTGTGGAGGTGTAGGTTCTTGTTTCCACTGGTGTCTCTGGGCCTGGTGTTTCTGGGAGCGCTGACTGGAGTGTGTGCCTGTCTCTGTCGCAGTATCACCCCAACACTGTTTGTTGGGTTACTTCATCTGTTGGCTGGTAAGACATTctccacacacaaatacacaataccTTTTCTTTAATTTAGGGATACACCAATACTACATTTTCCCTTCCAATGTGGATATTTCATGTTCGATATCGGCAGATACCGAGTAGCGATACCAACTCTAGCTATCTTAATTACTAGATAGGAGTTTTAAATAAAACTCCACACTGATGTCTTTTTAAGTATTGGaaattatttacagtgaatCTAAGAATGCCCCGTTCTCTGTAGGTTTGTGCTCCCTTGCCACAGTGTGCTGTTTTCTGGCCGGAATAGACCTTCTGCACACAGCAGCTAACCTAAATGAACGCAACACTTCTCTGGGCTGGTCACTCTACCTGGCTCTGATCTCTTCACCACTTCAGATGATGGCTGCTGCTCTCTTCATTTGGGCAGCAAGGAGCCACCGAAAGAACTACACCCGGATGATCGCCTACAGAGTTGCCTAGTGAACAGTGAACCACCCCTGGGGTGGGACTGTCAATATTATTTAGTTTGTTTCTGAAAAAGCACAGTCCGCGCTTTGCTTAGGCAAATGCTAAACCACTAACTGAATGACTGCACATACTCTGGACAACAGCTTGAAGAACCCTCCACTAACTACTCATCAGGCTGGTACTAATCGTGTATTTTTCATGAGTGCACACACATCTGTTCCCAAGTGCTTAACTGATCAAaccaattttttttctcttcattatGGCCTTGTTTACAACTCTGTTAGACTCTTCCATAGACCCACAGTTCATATAAAGAAGCCCAGAAGAACACGTACATCTACAACATCTatcttattttaattatattagttaggagtcttgcccaaggatgcTGGAGGGCAGCAATGTTACCCACTACACTAAACCAAATTAAGGTTTAATGTGTGACTCCCTACGCCGTTTGcataaaaaagaaatgaggtctgcatcacaaacaccactccaactcagaGTTGAGTATCAACACTTCATagaactgtgttcctctgttccacagccccctctagctgacacctGGTACTGAGAATCATAAGACTCCTGCAGTGGGTGCTGGATCCACTAGTTTTAAGCTGAAATATTTAGTTTCTAGCATCATAACTTGCAAACTTTTAAGCAATTTCCCATCAAACcagttaatgaataaataaaaataatacattagtGGAACTCAACTTTGAGCCAGGTTTCCAGATTTCACAAATAATATTGTGTAGTtttctgtgtgcgtgtgcactGGTAAAACTTTTAGACATATTCAGGGTCTAGTTCTGTCAACAGGAATGCAGTATGTAGCATAAGGTTTGTACTATGTAAATACGCATGTGTACTCGAgggatataaaaaaaaaaaaaagattgcagTAATTTCTTGCCCTTGTTTCTCACATTCGTTAAAGCAGAGTCTGCAGCAATATTATGAGCATCAACCACACAAGCCTTTTTAGGATTTTATTTCGTGTGTTTTGGATATTGTGGTCTCCGTTGACTTGTGCTTTGTATAAGGCATTGTAATGTccaatgtgtcttttttttttatttggattgCTGTCAGACTGGAACATTTCTCCATGGATCAATTAACCACTCCAGAACTATTTAGCATggctgtgtgtgaagtgtgtgcgCGTATAATGTATCTATTTGTAGATTCCTtggaattgtgtttttattttttctttgtgcaTGTGCCTCATTACAAatgcagtgctttttttttgtttgattcaATTTCTTAAGCTTTTTCTTGTCAAAGACAAATTTCTTTTATCCAGAAATACACACGTGAAGAACCTATAGCTGGCCTGAATACTTGAGTACTCTAACCTATGAAAATGCCAcactaaaaatatttaaaatggtcAGACTGGTTTCCTCACCTGAAAACAGTACCACATCTGCCTGTTAACTTGTAAGTACTAGAGAATTGGGATGAAAATAATTAagtctaaaatatattttgtttttaataaaacaattaataattattattggaATACTTTTTCATAAACACTAATATTAGTTTGACTCCTGTTGAATTCTATTTGGGCCAGCCTTAGAACACTAGcaatacattaaatacattaaatctgAGTTTAAGATATTACCTCACACTCTATTATACCAGGGCAAATCACTGTGATATTTTAGCGGTGTCCAAAAAATACCCTCACAATGTTTCAGccttttatacatatttttatatattcattccaaaTGATCACAATAAACATCTTTTTCGGTGGATTCTCTTTTGGCAAGTCTCAGAATGAAGTTTGTGTtggtaaagtaaaaaaaaaaaaaaaaaaagttatattaaAAGTTTACATATTTCAAGTGAGTCATCAGTTGCAACTTTGAGGTCTTTTTTACCTGAAAAATCAGTTGTTAGTGAGGATTCTCAATATTACTAATTGAGGTAGTTTTGTATTACATTAACTGTCCAGAAATCCAGCCTGTAATAGCAAAAATAATCACAGTATTACCAGATAAATATACCTGAAGTTATTGACATTGATGCTCGTGCTAGAACCAAGTTGTTCCAAATTATTTGTTCTATAGCTTGTTATGaatagagaataaaaaaaacttgtAGTTTTTAATTTATGGATGTGAATATTGTCACTTAGGAAAATCACCAGAAGGGTAAATATTCCAAGTCAAAAACGTTAATTTTCTATGTGAACAATTGTAAAAAATGTCAATATAATTTTACTTTTGACTTCGGATCATTTCTATGGATTATTTATCAGAAAAGTTTCACAATGTAAAGTGATGCTGATGTacaaaaaaatggcaaaaatgtaaatccaatttcattttaaatcatacTTTTTGAATTTGTTAATTGATGGATGTTTTGACACACTGACTAAAGTTTTAAACCAAAATTGTCCTTGCACTGTTATGAAAAACTGTGCTTAGAATGGCCAGAAATGCAaccaaatatttgaaaaaaggtCCTTGTTGGTCTTAAGTTGACCGTAAGATATAAACACAGTAGTATTGCATGATGCCCGATGTCTACTTTGGCATTTCTGTGTCCAGATCACCTCCAGTTTCCTTGTACTTTTGCTCAGTCTTTCTTGGCTTGGATGCTTGGGATGGTCAGGGTTCTCTTTTTAGCTAAATGGAAAGCTATTCCCTTTTCATAGTAAGCAGCTTCATTAATGAAGAGTGGATGGAATTGTTCATCATCTTCATACTTTACAACCTCTCCGGAGAACTTGAGGAACATGGGATCGCCAGGCTTCAGGAGACAGAAATCTTGATCCTGTTGGAATTATATTAACCACTTATTAATTAGGCTCCAAAATAATTAACTGTGGCTAGATATTTTCCAGTCGTTATCTTCTAATGATGAGATAAAGCCTTGTGTACAGATAGACCCAAGGGTATGCCCTTTGGCCCACAGATACAATAAGAGCCCTCTTTGTTAGCCTGTATAATAATTGCTTTATAAGATCACTGTTGAAAATCTATTTCAGCAGGACTACTACAGCAGTGGAAAATTTGCCACTAAAACAATATTATCAGAGCTCAACAAGCTTGGAGAAGGACATTTATGTTTTCTTGATTTAAGGGGCATCACCAGAGACTAAACTTAGTTTAGTTAGTGTCAGGATTGTAGAAACTCTATCTAAACTCTAACTACTATGGAACATAAACTAAATACTTCTCTTGATAAAGGCttgtaatataaatattaaaattaattttacaatATAAGTAGTACTGACAAGCTTGCTAGTTTTGTTATTATGAGTGTGGTCAATCCAGAGGTCAGTACCTGCAGTTGTGGGTGGATAGTCACCATTACCGTCTTAGTCTCTGGGTCTCGAGGAAAATCAATACTCTTTTCAACCGTGAAAGCCTCTATGCTCCCTCCTTCAATGACTTGTCCTGAAGACAGAGATGCACATTAGACCTAGTTTTATTCTAGTACATTTCCAGATTAAGACTTTAATTAGCTCAGACTAGCATAACAAGTACCTGAGTTGAACTTTCTAACCCACTCTAGAACTCCGTTAACCCCCTCTTTCATGACGTTGAAGATATCCGCTCTGATAACACCTTGAGGCTGTGGGCCAACCTCTAAAGCTGAGGAACCAAAATGATTAGCACACAGAACTGCATAATGTACAAAACTGAGCATACAGCAATAAACAGTCACTTACAAATGCCATACTTGCCCACCGATTCCAAAGAATAAGCTTCAGAGATTGGAATATCCAGCAAAACCAACCTCACAGGCACTGTGGTTATTAGTGTCTGTTGAGGAAAACCAATAATCCATGAATATGCAATATCTACCTTCATAAACATGCAAGAGTATATTTCATGTGAAACCGGAGAGGTAATTAACAGAGAGACCAGTCTCATTCATTATAAATAATACCACTACTGCAtgcactgtaaaatataaacatagaggCCTTGGAATTTAAGTCAAAGTTCTGTATTTTTTGTGtactttatttgtattaattcaAATCTAAGCTTGGATTCTTGGATCCATTGCTGGAAAAGGAGCAGTTGTAGAAATCTGTGTCCTCTATGGACTAACTGAAAAATGCGTTAAATCCTCTGCCATTTAAGGATCCATGAAAACAAATGTAGCTGGATCCAGGTTGCAGGTTGGCATTTTAAAATGACCCGACAAATTTGACACTATAGCTGCAACTGCGAATGCACCTGACTGGCCAGGTGTAGTATTATATTGAGTGGCTATTTTAAAGCCCCAGTCTAGAACTTGGATACAAGGTCTGAATTTGAAGACATCTGTAATAAGGTTTaagtatttaaattatttaaagcaCCACCTGCGATGCTTGCCCATGGGCATTTCAACAACGTTCAGTCAGCCACCGATTCAGTTAGAAAAAGCAACATTGTGAGTTTTCCCAGAGCAACTTACAGGATTTAAAATTATGTTAGAGGCTAATGCAACATTAGTAGTCTTGCTCAAGGACTATTATTGAGCAGTGTTCTTCCACAAGCTGGCCATCAAATCCTAGTCTGCCATGCCGTGTGCAGAGATGTTATCCCCTATGCTATACCACCTCTTACAGGGTCTGTAAGCTACAAAGAAGGTTGACAAAAACAATTAATTCGacctaatttaatttaattttgattAAAACACGAGACTTGGTCTTGCCTGCAGGTATCTGAATATGTGCAGGCAGATCCAGTTACTGTGTGAGTAGGAGATAATAGTGAGGCCCATGTTAGCCGTTGTGTTATGAAGGTCGCACACTATGTCTATGGCATCATCTGTAGCTTTAGGACCCAGCAGTGTGTTCAGCTCCTGAGCTCTCCGGACTTCATAAGGTGTGGACTCTGTGATGGGAGAGCTAAGGGACAGAAAGGAGTTCCCATTACATTTTCCcatgtgaaataaataatagttaTTGCATTATTAACCCACACAAATATGGCTTAAGGTCATTTGAGAGAGAA from Hoplias malabaricus isolate fHopMal1 chromosome 2, fHopMal1.hap1, whole genome shotgun sequence encodes the following:
- the LOC136674537 gene encoding N-acyl-aromatic-L-amino acid amidohydrolase (carboxylate-forming) B-like isoform X2, with translation MEVVTIPILRRMAVCGGTHGNEMSGVYLVPELERQRKEKGDSIWPIPLTTVLSNPRAIKACTRYVDKDLNRCFTSDILSSPITESTPYEVRRAQELNTLLGPKATDDAIDIVCDLHNTTANMGLTIISYSHSNWICLHIFRYLQTLITTVPVRLVLLDIPISEAYSLESVGKYGISLEVGPQPQGVIRADIFNVMKEGVNGVLEWVRKFNSGQVIEGGSIEAFTVEKSIDFPRDPETKTVMVTIHPQLQDQDFCLLKPGDPMFLKFSGEVVKYEDDEQFHPLFINEAAYYEKGIAFHLAKKRTLTIPSIQAKKD
- the cldnd1b gene encoding claudin domain-containing protein 1b, encoding MVDNRYATALVIGSVLSLLASVYLSVAVGTQHWYQYRSEPVSNDDNNGSHLIQLRTAFKGDEVNEKSYSDALLQLNGTLGLWWRCILVPQSTHWYKQPDSKMVTECEAFTLPQQFEIKYRSPGNSSSEEDLLRTYLWRCRFLFPLVSLGLVFLGALTGVCACLCRSITPTLFVGLLHLLAGLCSLATVCCFLAGIDLLHTAANLNERNTSLGWSLYLALISSPLQMMAAALFIWAARSHRKNYTRMIAYRVA
- the LOC136674537 gene encoding N-acyl-aromatic-L-amino acid amidohydrolase (carboxylate-forming) B-like isoform X1 codes for the protein MLHMEVVTIPILRRMAVCGGTHGNEMSGVYLVPELERQRKEKGDSIWPIPLTTVLSNPRAIKACTRYVDKDLNRCFTSDILSSPITESTPYEVRRAQELNTLLGPKATDDAIDIVCDLHNTTANMGLTIISYSHSNWICLHIFRYLQTLITTVPVRLVLLDIPISEAYSLESVGKYGISLEVGPQPQGVIRADIFNVMKEGVNGVLEWVRKFNSGQVIEGGSIEAFTVEKSIDFPRDPETKTVMVTIHPQLQDQDFCLLKPGDPMFLKFSGEVVKYEDDEQFHPLFINEAAYYEKGIAFHLAKKRTLTIPSIQAKKD